ttattagaaTAAAAATATTTgaaagaatagtttttataaaagcaaaactagatataaatatataatttttagaaaatatatatttagttatcttaacaacttatgtgctatgtgttatttggttgtattagttatatgtataaaaactaggaacttgaatacaacggtacaaataaacacaagacacattacaactaaagtcttacaagactacataTAAATACACCTTAAAAACAACTTACGGACGATCCGAGCCTTCGGACACAACTTATGGACAAATCGGACTTACGGACAAATACACGGACTATATAAGTATTACGGACTATAGTACACAATATATCGACGACTTGGTAAACTACGCTTTCTAAACCGAATAAGTAACCATATATTTTCTACAATATACAAAATACATTacttatggtttatattaaaaaggtattgtttttgagatatataaacatacatatatatttctTACCATCTAAAATAAATTGTTTTAGTAAAagactaaaaatatatttttagaactaatcttaaaaatagattatttttaAGATATTTTCTATACCTtttaccatgtataacatatatACTTTCATGAAATATATCTTagaatatataagtatatatattcTAGGGTTAACTGTATATTGtagatggcggtggtggtggtggcagcggctgtggtggcggtggtggtggtggcagcggactggtggtggtggcagggctagtggtggtggtgtttttatattatatattttataattatattaatatttatacattttacttaaatggtcctttatgttacaaatttacacaatcagtccttatttacaaaaggacttaactgggttatgatttttggactgaaatggcacgtttccagaacgtcggggaggaaaatggcgcatttttgaaaaatggactgaaatggcaaaagtgaccaaaccacagggacgaaaatggcagttaactctataTTCTAAGAATACAAGATCACATATAAAAAACTCGAGGACATACGTATTCTATGCATACAACGATATGCACATTCacatcacctaacacttggtgaAAACACATTTATACAACTACGATACAACTCATGAGATGcaagaatatatatatttggCGAAATATATATACACTAAATAGTTATCAGTTAACACATCTAAAACACAGTTCAACGAAtaacaaagacatacaagtctttacacatattcaagataaaagacttgtactcaagtgaTTACAAAGGCcaaagtgtctaacaaatatagaacttttgtaggtcgtgacactattcaggacgaccgCACGTGAGATCACAGTTACTTACCATTCGCGGACGCAATTCTGtcagttcatgtcccctattcatttaaatgttttacaactttacaactatcggggaaaatacatgttcaatcgTATGTTAaagtcatggaatgaaacaccttagaccATGTGCGAATAGggttatacatctaagcaccattaatccagtttggacctaggtacagagggttagatctaatgggttttggcaaGCCCAtttcttggtcgtggacccatacagaagagtgcgtttgtgtcccagtcgatagtagtcgacacaaaatcgtctaggtttggattgcttcctttttcgtcacacatattaatgtccttgcaaaacattaatgatcaacgatttcattgacgctttacatactacaactTACATTTTAAACACATCTTTTGCAACAACTGCATGaattcgccaacttttgttgatgttttccaaacttaacatgtattttaGGGAATTATTGGACCATGACGGGATTCTCAAACTAGATAACAAGTATCAGAACTCCATGCCATCTTTTGGAGGGTTTGCTTGTTATATACCACCTCTTTGCGGCAATATAATGGTCTAAACCTTGGTAGTTTACTTTCATTTTAATGTATTAAACAATGACACATTACTTTTCATGTTAATGGTTTGTAACCGACACACTAAACTTATGTCGTGATCTTTTGAAACAATTATGTAATGGCAAtggagtatgttttattcatATAATATGTTCATGTACTTCGatatttatgcaatgaaaaccatacagatcacacctcgcgcttccgctatgagcgggtgtgacagtttggtatcacaGCAttgattgtagtgaaccaggattctttctcgagtctaaaTCTACAGTCACTAGGGATCTCTCACGAAAACCGTTTAAACATAAAAGGCTTTCATTTGCATAAACATTTTTTTCATGGTCCATTTTTAACAAGAATTCATCTCATACAAATCAAGCAAAGGACATTAAGTGTCTTAGTCTCTAAATGGTAGACATGAAACTTTAAGTTAATCCACACAACTCAATTAGGATAACTTAAAATGAACAACTTATGTGAATTCAAACATTTCgtgtatatatataaagtgaAAACAAATTGTTAATACATATGTAGAACAACTTATTTCCCAGGTTAAAATGTCTTTATCTGAGGGTAGAAATGTGTACGATGACGTGGATCCCATGGATTTAGTATCTGACGACGAGGTTGTGCCGGAAGTTCAGGCTATTAGATCAGACAGCGATTCTGCATCCGACGACGATTTGGACGACTTTCAGCCGTTCACACTACTTGGCGACAATATCGATGATGTTGTGTTAGCTATTCCCCCTCTACTCAACGACATAGTTATTATGGGTCACCCGGAGGGTGAACACATAGTTGAGGTTATACCCTTTGACGTCATTCCTCTTGATGCTATACCTTTTATCATCGACCTCGACGATGACGACGACATCATTCCAGTGATTCTAGTGGATCAGTGGATGCTAACTTAGGAGATGGGGATATTTTTGACGTGGTTATTTTAGACGTTGCATCACCTGTGGTCTCGGTGAtggacatttcttcagattcagaCACCGACTCAGATGCTCCCTCTGGTGCATCTGTTACTTCATCTGCACTCCAGGCTATTGGCCTACAGTGAAACCCAGACTTTGGGGATGATATCATGCCAGCCGAGCCAGTCATCACTGCGCCTGTTCAGATCCCTACTCCACCACATACCCCAGTTCACGCACCTACTGATGAGCCTATTCAGGCACCTGTTTTAGATGGATCTACCGATCGCATACGACTTATGCGTTTTACTCCTACCAGTTTACCCACTCGTCACCCAGACGAGGCAGGACCTTCAGGACACGCACATATCCCACCTGGAGAGACCGACCCTTACTATCCACCGCAGGTTCCAGTCGAGCACCTTGCGACACATCACTCTCTACCACATGTCGTGCCTACTGCTGACCCGTACCATCCATCTCACTATCCAGGCGTCTCTACTGATGACCTTATTCTATCTCTACAGGTTCAGATCGACATACTTTTTACCAAACTTCATGAGCTGTTGCCGCTTGCTGAGGCTAGACCCCCACCTCCACCTGTTCATTCACCACCTCatgctccaccaccaccacctgagTTACCACTAGTTGATTTACGTGCTCGTGTAGTGACGCTTGAGCAGCAGATAGACCTTCTTATCCGTCGAGTCCATGAACTCGAGGATGAGGTTACTCACCTTCATAGTATTGTACTTTTGACTCCACCACCTA
The sequence above is drawn from the Helianthus annuus cultivar XRQ/B chromosome 12, HanXRQr2.0-SUNRISE, whole genome shotgun sequence genome and encodes:
- the LOC110893212 gene encoding pollen-specific leucine-rich repeat extensin-like protein 4 codes for the protein MPAEPVITAPVQIPTPPHTPVHAPTDEPIQAPVLDGSTDRIRLMRFTPTSLPTRHPDEAGPSGHAHIPPGETDPYYPPQVPVEHLATHHSLPHVVPTADPYHPSHYPGVSTDDLILSLQVQIDILFTKLHELLPLAEARPPPPPVHSPPHAPPPPPELPLVDLRARVVTLEQQIDLLIRRVHELEDEVTHLHSIVLLTPPPIPLHHRRSLAGYLL